GACCGGGCGTCCCGCCAGAATCAGTGCAAGTAACAGCAGCAGCGGGTAATACCGGGGGATCGATTGGTAGGTCATGCTCCTCCTGTGCCGGTCTGCGGCGCCCGGTCTGCGGCGCCCGTGCTACGGCGCGCCGGGTTCCGGCCGCATCAGGTTCCCGTCATGAATTTCCACGTCGGCCGATTGCCGCAACGCATCGACGTACCGCCTGACCAGTTCGCGGCGCTTGTCCCGCAGTACCCGGTTGACGATCTCGCCGCGGACCTCGTCCAGCGGCGGCAGCGTGCCGGTTTCGCGACGCTCCGCGACCCTGAATATAAACGAACCGTTTTCCGAAAGTACGGGCCGCGAAACCTGGCCGGCACTCAGGGAAAAGACGATTTCCTGCACCGAAACGTCGCTGATATCCGCCCTTTTCAGGAAACCCAGGTCCCCGCCATCGACCGAAGACACGTGAATGGACCGCGTCCGCGCCAGTTCCTCGAAGGTAGCGCTCCGGCGCGACAACTGGTTACGGACCTGCCGGGCCGTGGTCACGTCCGGTAGAACGATCACCGAGACCCTGAGTTCCGGTTCGAGATAAACGAATTCCTGTCGATTGGCCTCGAAATAGGCCTCGACCTCTTCGTCGGACACCACGATCGCCGAATCGGCGGCCATGTGTTCCAGCATGACGTTGGCCAGGTGCTCCCGACGCATCCTGTCCAGGTCCCGGACCGTCTTGACGTCGCTGTCCAGATTCAGCCGCAGGGCTTCCTGGTAGAGCAGCTCGGTCCGGACCCAGTCGGACACCCGGTCCTTTCTCATCTGGGGCGTAGCGGCGAACAACGCCGTGGCTTCCAGTTCGGCATCCAGTTCATCGACCGTCAGCGTGGACTGGTTCACCCTCGCGACAACCGAATCGGAGTCTTCCGGAATCGAGCTGCACTGGCACTGTGTCAAGACAAGCGCCACGTTCAGCATAACGGTACAACAGACCGCGGATTTCATGCTGATATTCTTACTCCAGCGGGCAGGTCAAACTTCGGCAACCGGGCATGTATCATAAACCAATTACAGGAGTTTGAGCAACAGGTTTTTGGCCAGATCGACCCGTTCGGCTTCCGTTTTGCCGGTCAGTCCGGCCCTGATCCGGAAACCGTCTCCGTGGGGGAATTCGATGTCCAGCGCGGGATCGTCCGTCACCCGGGCGATACGGTCCCGCGATGGATAGAGACCGTCCCGATAGGCCACGGTCATCTCGCTCCCGCGCACCCTGAGCTGCAGCAATCCGATCCTCGCCGCGATCTGCCGAATGGAAACCAGGTCGAAGAGGACGCGCACCGGATCGGGCAACCGGCCGAACCGGTCCTGCATCTCTTCACGCAGCGAGGCGACCTCCTGCTCGTCTTCCACCCGGGAAAGCCGCTGGTAGAAGCCGACTTTGAGCTTCCGGTCCGCGATATAGTCATCCGGGATGAAAGCACCTACCTGCAGTTCGACTTCGGCTTCGGGCGCCTCTTCCCGCGTCTCGCCCTTGAGGTCCTGCATCGCCTCTTTCAACAGACGGCAGTACAGATCGAAACCGATGGAGGAGATGAACCCGTGCTGCTCCGTGCCCAGCAGGTTACCGGCGCCCCGGATCTCCAGGTCCCGCATGGCGATGTGGAACCCCGACCCGAGCGCGGTATACTCGGCGATCACGGCCAACCGCTTGCGGGCGTCGGGGGTCACCGTGCCGGCGGCGGGTATCATCAGGTAGGCGTAGGCCCGGTGATTGGACCGCCCTACGCGTCCCCGGAGCTGGTACAGCTGGGCCAGTCCGAACCGGTCCGCGCGGTTTACCAGGATGGTATTCACGCTGGGGATGTCCAGCCCGGATTCGATGATCATGGTGGACACGAGGCAGTCGTACTTGCGGTCCAGGAAATCGATCATGACCTGTTCCAGTTCCCGTTCCTGCATCTGTCCGTGGCCCACGACGAAAGACACCTGGGGCAGAAGGCGCCGGAGAAACTCGGCGACCGCCTCGATGGACTGGACCCGGTTGTGGACGAAGAAGACCTGTCCGCCGCGGTCCACCTCCCGCATGATCGCCTCGCAGATCACCTCCTCGTTGAAGCGCACCACCTCGGTGTGCACCGGCAGCCGATCCCTGGGCGGGGTGGTGATGAGGGACATGTCGCGGGCGGAGACCAGCGACATGTGGAGCGTCCGCGGGATGGGCGTAGCGGTCATGGTCATGACGTCCACGGAGGTCTTCAGCTGCTTGAGCCGTTCCTTGTGGACCACGCCGAACCGCTGTTCCTCGTCGACCACGAGCAGGCCCATGTCGCTGAAGTCGATGTCGCCGGATATGAGCCGATGGGTGCCGATGACGATATCCACATCGCCTTCCCTGAGCCCCGCGACAACGGCCTTCTGCTCCTTCGGCGGGACGAACCGGCTCAGCATGCGGATGTTCACCGGGTAGTCCGCGAGCCGCTCGGTGAAGGTGGTCAGGTGCTGTTGCGCCAGGATGGTGGTCGGCGCCAGTACCGCGACCTGTTTCCCGTCCAGCACCGCCTTGAACGCGGCGCGGATCGCCACTTCGGTCTTCCCGTAGCCCACGTCGCCGCAGATCAGCCGGTCCATGGGCACCGCCTTCTCCATGTCCGACTTCACTTCCGAGGAAGCCTGCTCCTGGTCCGGCGTATCTTCGTAGATGAAGGAGTCTTCCATTTCCCGCTGCCAGGGGGTGTCGGCCGAGAAGGCGAACCCGGGGCTGGCCTGCCGGGCCGCATAGAGCTTGACCAGGTCTTCGGCGATCACCCGGACCGCCTTGCGCGTACGCTTCTTGGCCTGTTCCCAGGCTTTCCCGCCCAGTTTCGACAGCGCGGGCGCCTCGCCGTCAGAACCGACGTACTTCTGGACCCGGTGCAACTGCTCGATGGGGATGAATACCCGGTCGTCTCCGGCGTAGATCAGGGTCAGGCAGTCCCTTTCCCGTTCATCCACTGTTATGCGTTTCAGCCCGACGTACCGGCCGATACCGTGGTCGATATGGACGACGAAGTCCCCCTCTTTGAGGCTGGTGAAATCCTCGATCACCACGCCTTCCTTGAAGACCTTGCGGCGGCGTCTCCGGTACCGGTTGAAGATCTCCGCGTCGGTCAGCACGACGAGCGGCAGGTCCGGCAAAATGAACCCGGCGTGCATCGGCCCGACCGCCATGTCGATCTCCGGAGCGTCCGGGCCCAGGATCTCGCGCAGCCTCTCCGCCTGTCCTTCGTTGTCGCAGACCACCACGACCCGGGCGTTGTCCGCCTTCCATTCCTTTAGCCGGGACTTCAGTACGTCCATCGCCCCCTGATACACGCCGGAGGCCTCGGAGCCGACCGCGAGCCACCCTTCGGCCGCCCGCGTGCCGCGCACCATGTCCATCGTGCCGTAATAGACCGACTCCTCCATTACGCCGGCCCAGCGCAGGATCGCTTCTTCCGGACCGGGAACCAGGTCGTCCGCCTCGGTTCTCCGCAGGTGGGTGTCTTCGTATTCCGCCTCGAACGACTCGGCTTCGCGGGCCAGTTCATCGGGTTCGCAGCGGACGATCAGCGTACGGTCCGGCAGGTAGTTCATGATGGTGGCGGCAGAGGGATGGAAGTAGGGCAGGTAGCGTTCGCTGCCTTCGAACAGGCCGCCGTCCTCGATATGTGCCACCAGTTCGGACGCGTCGACCGACACCGATGCTCCGGCCCGCACTACCCGTTGTATCACGTCATCGCGCGTTTCCGGATCGTCGATCATTTCCCGGTTCGGAAGCACCGTCATCTCGTCGATGTTCCGCGAAGACCGCTGGGTGTAGATATCGAACAGGCGGATCGATTCCACCTCGTCGCCGAAGAACTCGATTCTGCACGGCTGTTCCATCCCGTGAGGATAGACGTCGACGATCCCTCCCCGCACGCTGAAGTGGCCCGGCGCCTGCACCATGTCCGTCCGCTCGTAACCGAGCCGGTTGCACCTCGCGGTAAGTTCGTTCAAGGGGACGGTGGCGCCCGCTGCGACCTGGAGGACGGCGCCGGCGAGCACGGACGGCGGCATGGTGCGCTGCATGACGGCCCGGACCGTCGCGACGACGAACAGCGGCCGGTTGTTCATCAGGGCGTGCAGCGCGCCCAGGCGCCTTCCCGACAGGTCCCCCGGCGGCGATACCTGGTCGTAGGGCAGCACCTCCCACGGAGGAAACAGCGCGACGTCATCGGGGTCCAGCAGGCTGGAGACATCCTCGTACATCTCCTCGGCGGCGTCCGTGTCCTCCACGATGACCAGCGTCGCGCCGCCCCGTTTCCGGTGCGCGTGGGCGAGCAGCAGAGACCGCGAAGAGCCGGCGAGCCCCGACACCCGCGCGGTGCGGGCGTCATCGGCGGCCAGCGCGAGATACCGCTGTACGACGGGGGATGCTTCCGTGATGTCCAGAAGGGTTGGCAGGCGCATACGAGAGCGGTTCGGCTACATGGGGTTCCGCAGCCGGTGGGTGATCCGCTGCAACACATCCTCGTTCCGGGCTTCGAAAGCCCTGGCGGTGATCATCTCGTAGGCTGTAATGTAACGGCGGGCGGCTTCGATCCTGATCTCGTCCGGTATATGCGGTATGGGACCGTCGCCGCGAAAACCGCGGTCAGCGAGCCATCCACGGACGTATTCCTTGTCCATCTTCTCCGGTTCCTCGCCGTGGCGGAATCGATCTTCATAGGTATCCTTGATCCAGAATCTGGAAGAGTCGGGGGTGTGAATCTCGTCGATCAACACGACCCGGTCCTCGGAGAGGCCGAATTCGTACTTGGTGTCCACCAGGATCAGGTTGTTGGCGGCCGCCCGTTCGGTCCCAAAGGCGAAAAGCGCCAGGGCCGCCCTTTCCATCTCCCGG
The window above is part of the Gemmatimonadota bacterium genome. Proteins encoded here:
- the mfd gene encoding transcription-repair coupling factor, encoding MRLPTLLDITEASPVVQRYLALAADDARTARVSGLAGSSRSLLLAHAHRKRGGATLVIVEDTDAAEEMYEDVSSLLDPDDVALFPPWEVLPYDQVSPPGDLSGRRLGALHALMNNRPLFVVATVRAVMQRTMPPSVLAGAVLQVAAGATVPLNELTARCNRLGYERTDMVQAPGHFSVRGGIVDVYPHGMEQPCRIEFFGDEVESIRLFDIYTQRSSRNIDEMTVLPNREMIDDPETRDDVIQRVVRAGASVSVDASELVAHIEDGGLFEGSERYLPYFHPSAATIMNYLPDRTLIVRCEPDELAREAESFEAEYEDTHLRRTEADDLVPGPEEAILRWAGVMEESVYYGTMDMVRGTRAAEGWLAVGSEASGVYQGAMDVLKSRLKEWKADNARVVVVCDNEGQAERLREILGPDAPEIDMAVGPMHAGFILPDLPLVVLTDAEIFNRYRRRRRKVFKEGVVIEDFTSLKEGDFVVHIDHGIGRYVGLKRITVDERERDCLTLIYAGDDRVFIPIEQLHRVQKYVGSDGEAPALSKLGGKAWEQAKKRTRKAVRVIAEDLVKLYAARQASPGFAFSADTPWQREMEDSFIYEDTPDQEQASSEVKSDMEKAVPMDRLICGDVGYGKTEVAIRAAFKAVLDGKQVAVLAPTTILAQQHLTTFTERLADYPVNIRMLSRFVPPKEQKAVVAGLREGDVDIVIGTHRLISGDIDFSDMGLLVVDEEQRFGVVHKERLKQLKTSVDVMTMTATPIPRTLHMSLVSARDMSLITTPPRDRLPVHTEVVRFNEEVICEAIMREVDRGGQVFFVHNRVQSIEAVAEFLRRLLPQVSFVVGHGQMQERELEQVMIDFLDRKYDCLVSTMIIESGLDIPSVNTILVNRADRFGLAQLYQLRGRVGRSNHRAYAYLMIPAAGTVTPDARKRLAVIAEYTALGSGFHIAMRDLEIRGAGNLLGTEQHGFISSIGFDLYCRLLKEAMQDLKGETREEAPEAEVELQVGAFIPDDYIADRKLKVGFYQRLSRVEDEQEVASLREEMQDRFGRLPDPVRVLFDLVSIRQIAARIGLLQLRVRGSEMTVAYRDGLYPSRDRIARVTDDPALDIEFPHGDGFRIRAGLTGKTEAERVDLAKNLLLKLL